The genomic window CGGTGGGCGTCAACCCCAGCGACACCAAGATGCGCGGGCCGTTTGCGCTGCCGCAGGCGATCCTGGGGGCGGACTTTGCGGGCGACGTGGTGGCGGTGGGCGCAGAGGTCAGGGACGTGGCGGTGGGCGACAGGGTCTGCGGGGCGCAGAACGAGCTGTTCAGGCCAGAGCCCGAGAGGGGCGCGTTTGCGGCCTACAATGTGACTCGCGGGCGCATGTGGATGAAGATCCCAGACGGCTGGTCCTACGAGGCCGCCGCCAGCCTGCCCGTCGGCCTGTGCACTGCGGGGCTGGCGCTGAGGCTGCTGGGGCTGCCGCTGCCTGACGCGCCCGTCGAGAAGGGGTCTCACGTCCTGGTCTACGGGGGGAGCACTGCCACGGGGACGATTGCCATGCAGTTGTTGAGATTGTGAGTTTTACGGCGCAGTGGCTTTTTGGGGCGCAGTGGCTTTTTGGGGTTCTATTTGCTAAAAGGGGCAACAAGGTCCGGCATGATTCCCATCGCAGTATGCTCGCCTAGAAACTTTGCTTTGGCCAAGAGCAACGGGGCCGAGGAGGTCTTTGACCGAAACGATAAGGAATGCGTGCAAAAGATTGTaagccttgtttttttttttgttctatcCCTTTTTTGCCAATGCCCCCTGACCTCACCCCGAGTGACCCAGCAGCGATACAACACACACCCTCCCCCTCCACAAGCGGTCCCATAACAACCACCAACTGACGCCCCAAACAGAAAGCGTATGCGAAAAACCTTAAATACGCGCTCGACTGCATCACCAGCGTCGAGTCCACCATCCTCTGCTACGGCGCCCTCGGGCGCGCGGGCGGGCGATACGTCTCCCTGGACCCCTGGCAGGAGCACGCGGCCACGCGCAGGGTGGTCAAGCCCGACTTCACCGTGGGACCCAGGGTGTTTGGCGAGGGCTGCACCTGGCCGGCGCCCTAC from Pyricularia oryzae 70-15 chromosome 4, whole genome shotgun sequence includes these protein-coding regions:
- a CDS encoding enoyl reductase, whose amino-acid sequence is MSRKKGGVNAALLVKPKYIHLWNIVKPAERKGRTNCYATSQDIGPFDTPPLIEPGLVVDEHDNVVVRADCPFPSLPADQVLVRVRAVGVNPSDTKMRGPFALPQAILGADFAGDVVAVGAEVRDVAVGDRVCGAQNELFRPEPERGAFAAYNVTRGRMWMKIPDGWSYEAAASLPVGLCTAGLALRLLGLPLPDAPVEKGSHVLSNGAEEVFDRNDKECVQKIKAYAKNLKYALDCITSVESTILCYGALGRAGGRYVSLDPWQEHAATRRVVKPDFTVGPRVFGEGCTWPAPYGSGPDEELREFGVRLWDVATRLVHEGRLKHHPLRVIEGGFEAIIAGMDMIKEKKLSGTKIVVRM